The stretch of DNA CACCCTTGCGGCCGCCTTTCTGGGCGGACTGATCCTCAACTGCATGCCGTGCGTCTTTCCGGTGATTTCACTGAAAGCGTTCGGCGTGATCCGTCATACCGGCGACCCGAGGGCGGTGCGTATTGATGGCCTGGCGTTTCTGGCCGGCGTGGTCGTCACCATGATGCTGCTCGGTGGCGCGCTGCTGATGGCGCGTGCTGGCGGGGCGGCGGTCGGGTGGGGCTTCCAGTTGCAGTCGCCCGTGCTGATTGCGGCGCTGGCACTCGTCATGCTCGGTTCGGCGCTGAATCTGATGGGCGTATTTGAAGTCGGCCTCTCGGTGCAACGCATCGGCGGCGTTGGCGCCTCGCAAACGGGGCCGCTTGGCGCGGCGCTGACCGGTGCGCTGGCCATTATCGTTGCCACGCCTTGCACGGCGCCGTTTATGGCTGGCGCGATCGGCGCGGCGTTGGTGCGTCCGCCGGTTGAGGGCATGGCGATTTTCCTGGCGCTCGCGCTCGGCTTTGCCGCGCCGTTCACGGCGATTTCCCTGGTGCCTGCCTGTGCCCGGCTTTTGCCTAAGCCCGGCGCATGGATGGCAGTCCTCAAGCATGTGCTGGCTTTCCCGATGCTGGCTGCCGCTGCGTGGCTGGCGTGGGTGCTGGATCAGCAGGCAGGTTCCTCCGCGCTGGGAACGTTGCTGGCTTCATCGGTCGTACTGGGCTTTGCCGCCTGGATTTATGGACTGGCGCAACAGCGTCTGCTGGCTGGACGATCGTACCGGTTGCTGCTGGGCTTTTCGATTGTGCTGCTGGTTGGTCTGACGGTGCCTCTGGCCGATTTACCCAAGACCAGCGCTGATGGCGCTATCGCCAGCGCTGGCCCGTCCAAACCGATGTCGTCGGCAGCGCCAATCGCATGGACGCCGCAGGCGGTAGAGGCACAACGCAAAAGTGGCAAGCCGATCTTCGTCAACTTCACTGCGTCCTGGTGCATTACTTGCCAGGTGAATGACAAGGCAGCGTTATCCACCTCGGCGGTGAAGCAAGCCATGGCGCAAACAGAAACAATTTACATGGTCGCGGATTCAACCAAATATAATCCCGATATTGACCAGGCCATCAATCAGTTCGGCCGAGGCGGACTTCCGGTGTATGTTGTCTATCCAGCTGACGGCGGCGAGCCCACGCTGCTGCCGCAACTTCTGAGTCCGGAAATCGTCATATCCGCCTTGCAGCACGCCTCAAAAAAACGGTCGTAAATAACATTGGGAACGAGATTTGATCGATACCTCGCCAGCGGAGAGCCTTGCTTCAGGAGCTGCCTGGGCGCAGCTCATGGTGCGGGCTCAGGATGGCGATCAAATTGCCTATGCCCGTTTGCTGAAGGCGATCGTTCCCATCATTCGCGGCATGGTGAGGCGCAAGATCTATCACGATGACGCCTTCGTGGAAGACGTGATACAGGACGTCTTGCTGACGGTGCATCGGGTGCGCCACACCTATGACCCAGCCCGCCCGTTTTTACCCTGGCTGGCGGCGATTGCTTCCGCGCGCGCGATTGACGCGTTGCGCGCGCGTGGCCGCCGCCAAGGCTGGGAAGTGCTGGACGAGGAGGCCGTGTTCGCGCATCCCGATGGATCGATCGCCGAGGCGCATGACACCATGGCGGCCCATCAGCAACTCGACGGCATGCTGAGCCGTCTGCCCGACCGTCAACGGCGGATGGTCGAACTGGTGCATATATCTGAATTGAGCCTGACTGAAGCAGCGACGGCCACCAGCATGACGCTGTCGGCGGTGAAGTCCTTGCTGAACCGCGCTTTCACTACGCTTCGCCGAAATGGAAACACAGACCATGAATAACCATGATGCCCTGATTGAACGCCTCAGCCGCGACGCGACTCCGGTGACAAGACCCGCGTCGCCGTGGCAGCGGGCGCTGGGCTGGATGCTGGTGGCGCTGCCATGCGGTTTTCTGGCCTCGTTGACGATGCCCTCGGCAGCTGCGAACTGGTCTGACCCCGGCGCACTGTGGGCGGGCTTGGGCATGCTGTTGTCGCTGGGCCTGGGTGCATTCGCCTTGAAGAGCGCATTTGCGCTGAGCATCGCCGGTCACAAGGCGCAGTGGCGATGGCTGGCCGCGTTTTCGGTGGCGTGGTTGCTGGTAGAGCTGCTGCAAATCACCAGTTCAGGCGATCCCATCGGGCACTTTGGCGAGGGGATCTACTGCTACACCTTCATGATGATTGCCGGCATACCGATGATGGTGGTCGTGGTCGCAGCACTGCGACGGACACGTTCACTGTATCCCGCCAGGAGCCTGGCGATTGCTGGCCTAAGCGTCGCGGCGATGTCGCAGATTATCCTGGGGTTCTGCCACCCGGTGGCGGGCGAGTTGATGGATTTGATGATGCACTTCGCCGCCTCCCTCACGCTGATTGCCGGGGCAGTGCTGGCGGGCCGGCGCTGGATTGCCGTGCCGCTGCTACAGCGGCACCGGCTGCGCTGACCAGGCTTGCGCGCGGCGGCGGGCGACCACGCCGATCAAGCCCAGGCCGACCAGCAGCATGGCGTAGGTTTCCGCTTCCGGCACGACGGCCGTCAGTGTCCAGTTGGCCGGGACAGTCCATTCAGACGGCTCGCCGGCTGTGCCGAGGATTTGTGCCAGATGATCAGGCGGGCCGTAAGGAACCAGCAGGAAGCCATGGGTAGCTGCCCCAGTGGAAGGGTCGTCATCGAAGAAACCGAAGTTATTGTGCACCGCGTTGAACGACGCGACAGCATGGCCCGCCCAGTCGCCCTCCGGGGTAAAGAAATACGAACTCAGCGAGCCGCTATGCGGGAAGGCGACGCCGTTCACCGATACCGAAATATGCGACAGGTCGACTACCAGGTCACCGACGGTGGTGCCGTCGAACGAGCCGGTGGCTTTATTGCCGTCGCCAAAGGTGTAGGAAAAATTATAAGTCATCGCCTGGGCGGCGGCGCCAGCCAGCAAAGACAGAGCCAGTGCGGCCACACGTACAAACCTATTCATCGGAATCCCCTAGTTAGTTGGTTGTTAGACTGCCTAGACTGCTTGTTAATTTTACATTTAATTATGAAAAAGAAAACACTTTTCCAGGACAGATGCTAATTCCGTAATCATTTCCGAAAAGAGTGTGTTATCGTCGCAACCATTACAAAATGATTGCGCAATCATGAAAATACGGGGACTACGCTGGTGGATGATCAGTTTGATCATGCTCGGGGCGGTAATTAACTATTTAACGCGCAGCACGCTGGCGGTGGCGGCGCCAACGTTGCTGACGGAACTGGGCATCAGCACCAGGGAATATTCCTATATCACGGCAGCCTTCCAGGGCGCCATCATGCTGCAACCGCTGTGCGGCTACGTGCTCGATGTGATCGGCCTGAAGTTTGGCTTTGCCATGTTTGCCGCTGCCTGGTCGGTGATCTGCATGGCGCATGGTTTCGCTACCAACTGGCATACGCTGGCGGTGCTGCGCGGTATGCTGGGGCTGGCGGAAGGCTCGGCCAATCCGGCCGGCATGAAGGCGGTATCCGAATGGTTCCCGGCCAAGGAGCGCGGCATGGCCGGCGGGATTTTCAACATCGGCGCTTCGTTCGGCTCGATGCTGGCGCCGCCGCTGGTGGTGTGGGCCATCCTGCATTACAACTGGCAGTCGGCGTTTGTGATCACCGGCGCGCTGGGCCTGGTCTGGGTGGCGGCGTGGCTGCTGCTGTATGACGCGCCGGCGCGCCATCGCCGCCTGTCGCAAGAGGAGGCGCAGCATATCGCGGCCGGGCAGGAGCAGCATCTCGAAGGCGACGGCAAGCGGCCGTCCATTCTCAGCATTTTGAAGATGCGCAATTTCTGGGGCATCGCGCTGCCGCGCTTCCTGGCCGATCCGGCGTGGGGCACGCTGTCGTTCTGGGTGCCGCTGTACCTGACCACGGTGCGCCATTTCGACCTGGCGCAGATTGCGATGTTTGCCTGGCTGCCTTTCCTGGCGGCGGATCTGGGCTGCCTGTTCGGGCCGATGGTGGTGCTGGCGCTGCAAAAGCGCGGCGTGCGGCTGATCAATGCGCGGCGCGGCGCCTTCACGCTGGGCGCGTGCATGATGATGGGCGTGGCGTTTGTCGGCTTTGTCGATAGTCCGTATGCGGCGATTGCCTTGCTTAGCCTGGCCGGCTTTGCGCACCAGACCTTGTCGGTCACGGTGATCACGATGTCGTCCGATCTGTTCCGCCGCAACGAGGTGGCGACAGTGGCCGGCATGTGCGGCACTTTCGGCAATTTCGGACTGCTGATTTTTTCGCTGATGATCGGCGGGCTGATGGCCTCCGTAGGCTATACGCCGTTCTTCGTCAGCCTGGCGGTGCTGGACCTGGTGGCGGCGCTGCTGCTGTGGACTTTGGTGCGAGAGAAAACTTCATGATTCAAAATCCCATCCTGCGGGGCTTCAACCCCGATCCGTCCATCGTGCGCGTGGGCGATGATTACTACATTGCGACGTCCACGTTTGAGTGGTATCCCGGCGTGCAGATTCACCATTCACGCGATCTGGTCAACTGGCGTTTGCTGACACGGCCGCTCACGCGCGCCAGTCAGCTCAATATGCTGGGCGCCCCCGATTCATGCGGCGTGTGGGCGCCTTGCCTGACGTATGCGGACGGCTTGTTCTGGCTCATTTATACGGATGTGAAGCGTTATGGCCGCACCTCCACCGGCGGCGCCTCGGGCAGCGCGTCCTTGCGCGATTTTCATAATTATCTGGTGACCAGTCCG from Duganella dendranthematis encodes:
- a CDS encoding protein-disulfide reductase DsbD family protein codes for the protein MTMLTTLAAAFLGGLILNCMPCVFPVISLKAFGVIRHTGDPRAVRIDGLAFLAGVVVTMMLLGGALLMARAGGAAVGWGFQLQSPVLIAALALVMLGSALNLMGVFEVGLSVQRIGGVGASQTGPLGAALTGALAIIVATPCTAPFMAGAIGAALVRPPVEGMAIFLALALGFAAPFTAISLVPACARLLPKPGAWMAVLKHVLAFPMLAAAAWLAWVLDQQAGSSALGTLLASSVVLGFAAWIYGLAQQRLLAGRSYRLLLGFSIVLLVGLTVPLADLPKTSADGAIASAGPSKPMSSAAPIAWTPQAVEAQRKSGKPIFVNFTASWCITCQVNDKAALSTSAVKQAMAQTETIYMVADSTKYNPDIDQAINQFGRGGLPVYVVYPADGGEPTLLPQLLSPEIVISALQHASKKRS
- a CDS encoding sigma-70 family RNA polymerase sigma factor, with product MIDTSPAESLASGAAWAQLMVRAQDGDQIAYARLLKAIVPIIRGMVRRKIYHDDAFVEDVIQDVLLTVHRVRHTYDPARPFLPWLAAIASARAIDALRARGRRQGWEVLDEEAVFAHPDGSIAEAHDTMAAHQQLDGMLSRLPDRQRRMVELVHISELSLTEAATATSMTLSAVKSLLNRAFTTLRRNGNTDHE
- a CDS encoding NrsF family protein: MNNHDALIERLSRDATPVTRPASPWQRALGWMLVALPCGFLASLTMPSAAANWSDPGALWAGLGMLLSLGLGAFALKSAFALSIAGHKAQWRWLAAFSVAWLLVELLQITSSGDPIGHFGEGIYCYTFMMIAGIPMMVVVVAALRRTRSLYPARSLAIAGLSVAAMSQIILGFCHPVAGELMDLMMHFAASLTLIAGAVLAGRRWIAVPLLQRHRLR
- a CDS encoding PEP-CTERM sorting domain-containing protein; protein product: MNRFVRVAALALSLLAGAAAQAMTYNFSYTFGDGNKATGSFDGTTVGDLVVDLSHISVSVNGVAFPHSGSLSSYFFTPEGDWAGHAVASFNAVHNNFGFFDDDPSTGAATHGFLLVPYGPPDHLAQILGTAGEPSEWTVPANWTLTAVVPEAETYAMLLVGLGLIGVVARRRAQAWSAQPVPL
- a CDS encoding MFS transporter, with the translated sequence MKIRGLRWWMISLIMLGAVINYLTRSTLAVAAPTLLTELGISTREYSYITAAFQGAIMLQPLCGYVLDVIGLKFGFAMFAAAWSVICMAHGFATNWHTLAVLRGMLGLAEGSANPAGMKAVSEWFPAKERGMAGGIFNIGASFGSMLAPPLVVWAILHYNWQSAFVITGALGLVWVAAWLLLYDAPARHRRLSQEEAQHIAAGQEQHLEGDGKRPSILSILKMRNFWGIALPRFLADPAWGTLSFWVPLYLTTVRHFDLAQIAMFAWLPFLAADLGCLFGPMVVLALQKRGVRLINARRGAFTLGACMMMGVAFVGFVDSPYAAIALLSLAGFAHQTLSVTVITMSSDLFRRNEVATVAGMCGTFGNFGLLIFSLMIGGLMASVGYTPFFVSLAVLDLVAALLLWTLVREKTS